Proteins encoded by one window of Capsicum annuum cultivar UCD-10X-F1 unplaced genomic scaffold, UCD10Xv1.1 ctg4021, whole genome shotgun sequence:
- the LOC107839584 gene encoding probable methyltransferase At1g29790: MGESIICFRKCRLGRVMGCIQFVLGSLVILVSLSSLFRFYSAGFFLHDEDICRHFYGVKDVYDSFDIRALSSRVDEVLDKMESLQDKFELIVQEMEKNKDELQKGSIPKLEYKRFLEEEVIKPLYSAHIALRQIRMPRVEGIGNVTIKEDPLINNFVIEEIRKYITPKENRHKKVNIFGTQKIYNTIGHACVSMKKELEEYMDYDIGSYCKDDWNIAQKLMINGCDPLPRRRCLARASKLYQKPYPMNESLWRIPDGRNVRWNNYLCRNYECLSGKNPKRGYTKCTGCFEMEKEELKWVTNSSLPVDFLIRDVLAVKPGEIRIGLDFGIGTGTFAARMREQNVTIISTALNLGAPFSETIALRGLIPLYVTLNQRLPFFDNTMDTIHTAGFMDGWIDLQLLDFILFDWDRVLRPGGLLWIDRFFCNRTDLDDFMYMLLQFRYKKHKWSIAPKGKDEVYLSALLEKPPRSL; this comes from the coding sequence ATGGGTGAGTCCATCATTTGCTTTAGAAAATGTAGATTAGGAAGAGTAATGGGTTGCATTCAGTTTGTGCTAGGTTCACTTGTTATACTCGTGAGTCTTTCGAGTTTGTTTAGGTTTTATTCTGCTGGATTTTTCTTACACGATGAGGATATATGCCGCCATTTTTATGGAGTAAAGGATGTTTATGATAGTTTCGATATAAGGGCACTGAGTTCTCGCGTTGATGAAGTGCTCGATAAGATGGAGAGTTTGCAAGACAAATTTGAATTGATTGTACAAGAGATGGAGAAGAACAAAGATGAGTTACAGAAAGGGAGTATTCCCAAATTGGAATACAAGAGGTTCTTGGAAGAAGAGGTGATTAAGCCTTTATACTCTGCTCATATTGCCCTTAGGCAAATTAGGATGCCTAGAGTTGAAGGGATTGGGAATGTAACAATTAAAGAAGATCCCTTGATTAATAACTTTGTGATTGAGGAGATTCGAAAGTATATCACCCCGAAGGAGAATAGACATAAGAAGGTTAATATTTTTGGGACGCAGAAGATTTATAACACGATAGGGCATGCTTGTGTGTCGATGAAGAAAGAATTGGAGGAATAtatggattatgatattggttCATATTGTAAAGATGATTGGAACATTGCTCAGAAGCTTATGATTAATGGCTGCGATCCTTTGCCAAGGAGACGGTGTTTGGCAAGGGCCTCTAAGCTCTATCAGAAGCCTTATCCAATGAACGAGTCCTTATGGAGGATCCCGGATGGGAGAAATGTTAGGTGGAACAATTACCTTTGCAGGAACTACGAGTGCTTATCGGGTAAGAATCCTAAACGAGGCTACACTAAGTGCACCGGGTGTTTTGAAATGGAGAAAGAAGAGCTAAAATGGGTAACAAATTCTTCACTTCCCGTGGATTTCTTGATCAGAGATGTATTGGCAGTTAAGCCAGGAGAGATCAGAATTGGTCTGGATTTTGGTATTGGTACGGGGACTTTTGCTGCAAGAATGAGAGAGCAGAATGTGACAATCATCTCAACTGCACTGAATCTTGGAGCTCCTTTCAGCGAGACGATAGCACTTAGGGGTTTGATTCCACTCTATGTGACATTGAACCAGAGGCTTCCATTCTTCGATAACACTATGGATACGATCCACACTGCTGGATTTATGGACGGTTGGATCGATCTTCAGCTGTTGGACTTCATCCTATTTGACTGGGATCGCGTTTTGAGACCAGGGGGATTGTTGTGGATTGATCGATTCTTCTGTAATAGGACTGATCTGGATGACTTTATGTACATGTTATTGCAATTCAGGTACAAAAAGCATAAGTGGTCTATTGCTCCTAAGGGCAAGGATGAAGTTTACCTCTCTGCATTGTTAGAAAAGCCACCTCGTTCATTATGA